A genomic window from Glycine soja cultivar W05 chromosome 10, ASM419377v2, whole genome shotgun sequence includes:
- the LOC114369675 gene encoding serine/threonine-protein kinase ATR isoform X1 encodes MGKANLSSLVHELRIAAASSSTPSPNNTSDDDALEVRFRTVLPNLLHAYVLPSSSSSGNEREVIAVVKLISHTARNFPGVFYHGKATSSILPILARILPFFAEPLFRSRHGVFFEATGSLLSLLRSGARDAYRQFFVDSMSLIQDIPYVASLSVNVNGSSRSRVTLKCFCDSFSGVEDLPSTNRLVDGCGLLIDLTARTRWQPFATWILKLASKCLTEGTLYVEGLIHASFISAVCSLLCYGDADLHVACFDFVHIIGTVTNYEVIPYQNLILSIATILNLDKEGLPVFRNMAYDSSLGICLNTLYSSCPEDVVKLTAADLVSVFLQSMWRTKSQQLKVALCSAYARIAQVCPPHIWKPEYLISALYHSEPCLPLIECFQVALSTLGPHLVGGIRGNIKDLTILASGDKSTESMRICQKRPIQDIDNLSIKRQKLNEEIVVADASLEVECKSSYIVTYQRVEGYASHMNKSLLSFVESLNAPTIRPGSLRPDIALSALSMLCIAFSIYPETDLSLRIFEQMLAWLPWIADQAKQGNSITIDISTYLEGIHSVLLVQNASLKEHNPLDDENYHVDLILVLKLPWTHMLVGIDNNCPWKTKCLSLQVVSKLGPSLNSKVVREVLDLGLHDEAEEVRTEAAISIPVMVLWSGLDVSSPVFEIMEYLKKDNEKVKKFLPLSLGLLSCLYGCRRSVSDSHINECKLFVNVKNGRMCWTVDCLLQGFCCSKCNSNFICNLNEQQAPIIHRSGMHGADADFSLDCTFIQLQSLFFELLFDESSEDVQISCVRVIHRILAHGASDILLKTRFEWIKCVEFLLTSRSKELREVFCSQIRFFVDDLILSSIFSGNADKSKEQKFLDTIKHAMTVADGPHILETLMECTAEIMVAVSIDSKLFLCSLILLVDQLDSTHVTVRMNASRLIHKSCYFHLKGGLELILSKDVHICNELYDYLSERLASRPVLVREFAEAVFGVETKELVKKMIPFVLPKLVVSQHYNSQAVDTLYELAKCLNTDMVPLIVNWLPKVLAFALHQTDDQQLISAVQFYHAQTGSDKQEIFAAALPALLDELVCFTDCGDSEEINRRLARVPQMIKGIAKVLTGAEDLPGFLRNHFVGLLNSIDRKMLHADDFMLRRQALDRIEMLIRMMGSHLNTYVPKLMVLLMYSIDKEPLQKEGLSVLHFFIKQLAKVSPSSIKHIISQVFASLLPFLERDKENPSIHLDKVVTILEELVLKNRVILKQHICEFPPLPCIPALIEVNKAIEDARGTMTLKDQLRDVVDGLNHENLNVRYMVVCELRKLLNSRWKDVTALITAEAGSDLDVLSSLITSLLRGCAEESRTTVGQRLKLVCADCLGALGAVDPAKVKGFSCQRFKIQCSDDDLIFELIHKHLARAFRSAPDTVIQDSAALAIQELLKFAGCEASLDENASTTTSQAQKDEDNHKAVSSKIKSTNGSKGMNNRGQKLWDRFSNYVKEIIAPCLTSRFQLPKVADSTSAGPIYRTSMSFRRWIFFWIRKLTAHATGSRASIFNACRGIVRHDMQTAIYLLPYLVLNAVCHGTQEARQGITEEILSVLDAAASENSGASVHGFSGGQSEVCIQAVFTLLDNLGQWVDDVEQDLALSSSQPMVSRQQKSKGLSSNSLTDQEQLLVQCKYVSELLCAIPKVTLARASFRCQAFARSLMYFESYVREKSGAFNPAAERSGIFEDQDVSHLMEIYSCLDEPDGLSGLSCLSKFLRLQDHLLMNKKAGNWADVLTSCEQALQMEPTSVQRHSDVLNCLLNMCHLQAMVTHVDGLISRIPQYKKAWCMQGVQAAWRLGRWDLMDEYLGGAEEDGLVCCSSESNASFDLNVAKILQAMMKRDHFSVAEKIALSKQSLIAPLAAAGMDSYMRAYPFVVKLHFLRELEDFHSLLGDDSFLEKSFDLDHQAFSKLVDNWDNRLRFTQSSLWAREPLLAFRRLVFGVSSLGAQVGNCWLQYSKLCRLAGHYETANRAILEAQSSGAPNVHMEKAKLLWSTRRSDGAIAVLQQSLLNMPVEVLGSKTISSITSLSLLPLNPQPIVCESQAMNENRDIAKTLLLYSRWTHYTGQKQKEDVISLYTRVRELQPKWEKGFFYIAKYCDEVLGDARKRQEELLGDARKRQEENSKLGPRRVPSATIAVGSSNLNGEKPWWSDVPEVLLFYAKGLHRGHKNLFQALPRLLTLWFDFGSMYQSSGSSNKDLKDVHAKVMSIVRGCLKELPPYHWLTVLPQLVSRICHQNEEIVRLVKLIITSVLRQYPQQGLWIMAAVSKSTVPSRREAAAEIIQAARKGFSPGSKENSLFVQFTTLIDHLIKLCFHAGQSRAKTINLSTEFSSLKRMMPLGIIMPIQQSLTVNLPTYDGNLGDSRMSNIFSSTDLPTISGIADEAEILSSLQRPKKIILLGSDGLEHPFLCKPKDDLRKDARMMEFTAMINRLLSKYPESRRRKLYIRTFAVIPLTEDCGMVEWVPHTRGLRQILQDIYITCGKFDRQKTNPLIKQIYDQCQGKRPEDEMLKNKILPMFPPVFHKWFLTTFSEPAAWFRARVAYAHTTAVWSMVGHIVGLGDRHGENILFDSTSGDCVHVDFSCLFDKGLQLEKPELVPFRLTQNMIDGLGITGYEGIFLRVCEITLSVLRTHRETLMSVLETFIHDPLVEWTKSHKSSGVEVQNPHAQRAISNIEARLQGVVVGVGAAPSLPLAVEGQARRLIAEAVSHKNLGKMYIWWMPWF; translated from the exons ATGGGAAAGGCAAACCTGTCGAGTCTAGTTCACGAACTCCGCATAGCAGCAGCATCCTCTTCCACTCCCAGTCCCAACAATACCTCAGACGACGACGCTTTGGAAGTCAGGTTCCGCACCGTTCTCCCCAATCTTCTCCACGCCTACGTCctcccttcttcctcttcctccg GCAATGAGAGAGAAGTCATTGCTGTAGTCAAGCTTATCTCTCACACCGCCAGAAACTTCCCCGGAGTCTTCTACCATGGCAAGGCTACCTCCTCTATTCTACCCATCCTCGCTCGAATTCTTCCCTTCTTCGCCGAACCTCTCTTCCG ATCTCGCCACGGTGTCTTCTTCGAAGCTACCGGTTCTCTTCTCTCCTTGCTTCGCTCCGGAGCACGAGATGCTTACCGCCAGTTTTTTGTCGATTCCATGTCGCTCATTCAAG ATATTCCATACGTGGCTTCACTCAGTGTTAATGTTAATGGATCCTCCAGGTCCAGGGTGACGCTCAAGTGTTTTTGCGACTCCTTCTCTGGAGTTGAAGACCTTCCATCCACCAACAGGCTGGTCGATGGATGTGGTTTATTGATTGACCTCACCGCCCGAACCAGATGGCAACCCTTTGCAACTTGGATTTTGAAGCTTGCCAGTAAATGTCTAACTGAAGGAACACTCTATGTTGAGGGATTGATCCACGCATCCTTTATTTCTGCTGTGTGTTCTCTTTTATGCTACGGGGATGCTGACCTGCATGTG GCATGCTTTGACTTTGTACATATCATTGGGACGGTCACAAACTATGAAGTCATTCCTTATCAGAATTTAATCCTGTCAATAGCTACTATCTTGAATTTGGACAAGGAGGGGCTTCCTGTTTTCAG AAACATGGCTTATGATTCATCGTTGGGTATTTGCCTGAATACACTTTACTCTAGCTGTCCTGAAGATGTTGTCAAATTAACAGCTGCTGATTTAGTCAGTGTATTCCTTCAATCAATGTGGAGAACCAAAAGCCAGCAACTTAAG GTTGCGTTATGCAGTGCCTATGCTAGGATTGCTCAAGTTTGTCCCCCTCATATCTGGAAGCCAGAATATCTCATATCTGCACTTTACCATTCGGAACCATGTTTGCCTCTGATAGAGTGCTTCCAGGTAGCTCTGTCTACACTTGGCCCACATCTTGTAGGGGGAATTCGAGGAAACATTAAGGATTTAACCATTTTAGCATCTGGAGATAAGTCAACTGAAAGCATGAGGATTTGCCAAAAAAGGCCCATTCAGGATATAGATAATTTAAGTATCAAGAGACAAAAATTGAATGAAGAAATTGTTGTTGCAGATGCCAGTCTTGAGGTGGAATGTAAAAGTAGTTACATTGTTACTTACCAAAGAGTAGAAGGTTATGCTAGCCATATGAATAAATCTCTTCTTTCATTTGTTGAATCATTAAATGCTCCTACTATCAGACCTGGTTCTTTGAGGCCAGATATTGCTTTATCTGCACTTAGCATGCTATGCATTGCCTTTTCTATTTATCCAGAGACAGATCTGTCTCTCAGAATCTTTGAGCAGATGCTTGCATGGCTTCCCTGGATAGCTGATCAG GCAAAACAAGGAAACTCAATTACCATAGATATTTCCACATACCTAGAAGGAATTCACAGTGTGTTGCTTGTGCAAA ATGCCTCTCTCAAAGAACACAACCCGTTAGATGATGAGAATTACCATGTAGACCTTATACTTGTGCTTAAACTTCCATGGACTCATATGCTTGTTGGTATTGATAATAATTGTCCATGGAAAACAAAATGCCTTTCTCTTCAAGTAGTATCGAAGCTAGGCCCAAGCTTGAACAGCAAAGTTGTTCGTGAAGTTTTAGATCTGGGTCTTCATGATGAAGCTGAAGAAGTCAGAACTGAAGCTGCCATTTCTATTCCAGTGATGGTTTTGTGGTCTGGTCTTGATGTATCATCTCCTGTCTTTGAAATAATGGA GTACTTAAAGAAAGATAATGAGAAGGTTAAGAAATTTCTTCCCTTATCTCTTGGTCTATTATCTTGTCTTTATGGATGTAGAAGATCTGTATCTGATTCACATATAAACGAATGCAAATTAtttgtaaatgtaaaaaatggaaGAATGTGTTGGACAGTAGATTGTTTACTGCAAGGTTTCTGCTGTTCAAAATGCAATAGCAATTTTATTTGCAATCTCAATGAGCAGCAAGCTCCAATCATTCATCGATCTGGTATGCATGGAGCAGATGCAGATTTTAGCTTGGACTGTACTTTCATTCAACTgcaatctttattttttgaacttCTATTTGATGAGTCATCAGAAGATGTCCAAATTTCCTGTGTGAGAGTTATTCATCGGATCCTTGCACATGGAGCCTCTGATATTCTTCTCAAAACAAGGTTTGAGTGGATAAAATGTGTGGAGTTTCTTCTTACTAGCAGGAGCAAGGAATTGAGAGAAGTATTTTGCAGTCAGATTAGATTCTTTGTGGACGATCTTATTTTGAGTTCAATTTTTTCTGGAAATGCTGACAAAAGCAAGGAACAAAAATTCCTGGATACAATTAAACATGCCATGACAGTAGCTGATGGTCCACATATATTGGAGACTTTAATGGAATGTACAGCTGAAATAATGGTCGCTGTCAGTATAGATAGCAAACTGTTCTTATGTTCTCTTATACTGTTGGTTGATCAACTTGATAGCACACATGTGACTGTGAGAATGAATGCATCCAGGTTAATACACAAATCTTGCTATTTCCATCTTAAAGGTGGTCTTGAGTTAATTCTTTCAAAAGATGTTCATATTTGTAATGAATTGTATGATTATCTCTCTGAGAGACTTGCCAGCCGCCCAGTCTTAGTGAGGGAGTTTGCAGAAGCTGTTTTTGGTGTTGAGACCAAAGAACTTGTCAAGAAAATGATTCCTTTTGTTCTCCCAAAGCTTGTGGTGTCTCAGCATTATAATAGTCAAGCAGTTGACACTTTATATGAGTTGGCCAAGTGTTTGAACACTGATATGGTGCCTCTGATAGTTAACTGGCTACCAAAAGTTCTTGCTTTTGCTCTTCATCAAACTGATGACCAACAGTTAATTTCTGCCGTGCAGTTTTACCATGCACAGACTGGTTCTGACAAGCAGGAAATATTTGCGGCTGCTTTACCTGCTCTTCTAGATGAACTTGTATGCTTTACAGATTGTGGTGATTCAGAAGAGATAAATAGAAG GTTAGCAAGAGTACCTCAAATGATTAAAGGCATTGCTAAAGTTCTCACTGGTGCCGAAGATCTCCCAGGGTTTTTGAGGAATCATTTTGTTGGCCTTCTTAACAGTATAGACAGAAAAATGCTCCATGCCGACGATTTCATGCTTCGGAGACAAGCACTTGACCGTATTGAGATGCTGATTAGAATGATGGGTTCACATCTTAATACCTATGTGCCAAAATTGATGGTTCTTCTTATGTACTCTATAGATAAAGAACCACTGCAAAAGGAGGGTCTGTCTGTCTTGCATTTTTTCATAAAGCAATTGGCTAAAGTATCACCATCTAGCATTAAGCATATTATTTCTCAAGTTTTTGCTTCCCTTCTTCCCTTCCTGGAGAGAGACAAAGAAAATCCCTCAATACATTTGGATAAAGTGGTAACAATTTTAGAAGAACTTGTTCTTAAGAACAGGGTTATCCTAAAGCAGCATATATGTGAGTTCCCCCCGTTGCCCTGCATACCTGCTTTGATAGAAGTGAACAAAGCAATTGAGGATGCTCGTGGGACAATGACTTTGAAGGATCAATTGCGAGATGTAGTTGATGGTTTAAATCATGAGAACTTAAATGTGAGGTACATGGTAGTGTGTGAGCTTCGTAAGCTTCTGAACTCAAGATGGAAGGATGTTACTGCTCTTATCACTGCTGAAGCAGGTTCAGACTTGGATGTCTTGAGTTCTTTGATCACATCATTATTAAGAGGATGTGCAGAAGAATCAAGGACCACAGTTGGGCAGCGGTTGAAGCTAGTCTGTGCTGATTGTCTTGGAGCCCTTGGTGCTGTTGACCCTGCAAAAGTGAAAGGTTTTTCATGTCAACGTTTCAAAATTCAATGCTCTGATGATGATCTCATATTTGAGCTGATCCACAAACATCTAGCTCGGGCTTTTAGATCTGCACCTGATACTGTTATTCAAGACTCTGCTGCATTGGCTATACAGGAGTTGCTAAAATTTGCTGGTTGTGAGGCATCACTGGATGAAAATGCTTCAACTACTACATCACAGGCACAAAAGGATGAAGATAATCACAAAGCTGTTTCATCTAAGATCAAGAGTACTAATGGTAGTAAAGGGATGAATAATAGGGGGCAGAAATTGTGGGATCGGTTCTCTAATTATGTGAAAGAGATTATAGCCCCATGCTTAACATCTAGGTTTCAGCTTCCTAAAGTAGCTGATTCAACATCTGCTGGCCCTATTTACCGCACTTCTATGTCTTTTAgaagatggattttcttttGGATAAGAAAACTGACTGCACATGCTACTGGATCTCGTGCAAGCATCTTTAATGCTTGTCGAGGTATTGTGCGCCATGATATGCAAACAGCCATATATTTGCTTCCATACTTGGTTCTCAATGCTGTTTGTCATGGTACTCAGGAGGCACGTCAAGGAATAACAGAAGAAATCCTGTCTGTTCTCGATGCAGCTGCATCAGAGAACAGTGGTGCTTCAGTTCATGGATTCAGTGGTGGTCAAAGTGAAGTTTGTATTCAAGCCGTGTTTACTCTTCTTGATAACCTAGGACAATGGGTGGATGATGTTGAACAAGATCTTGCTCTTTCCAGTTCTCAACCAATGGTTTCTAGGCAACAAAAGTCAAAGGGTCTAAGTTCAAATTCCTTGACAGATCAGGAGCAACTACTTGTTCAGTGTAAATATgtctcagagcttctgtgtgCAATTCCCAAGGTGACTCTTGCTAGGGCATCCTTTAGGTGTCAGGCTTTTGCAAGGTCCTTGATGTACTTTGAGTCCTATGTGAGGGAAAAGTCGGGTGCTTTCAACCCTGCTGCCGAGAGGAGTGGCATATTTGAGGACCAAGATGTTTCACATCTCATGGAAATATATAGCTGTTTGGATGAGCCAGATGGACTATCTGGCTTGTCATGTTTAAGTAAATTTTTGAGGTTACAAGATCATCTATTAATGAACAAAAAGGCCGGGAATTGGGCTGATGTTTTAACTTCCTGTGAACAAGCTTTGCAGATGGAGCCTACCTCAGTTCAGAGACATTCTGATGTCCTTAACTGTTTACTAAACATGTGCCACCTTCAGGCCATGGTCACTCATGTTGATGGTTTAATTTCTAGGATCCCTCAGTACAAGAAAGCCTGGTGCATGCAAGGTGTGCAGGCAGCCTGGAGGCTTGGCAGGTGGGATTTGATGGATGAGTACCTTGGTGGAGCTGAAGAAGATGGTTTAGTTTGTTGTAGCTCTGAAAGTAATGCTTCATTTGATTTGAATGTTGCAAAGATTCTCCAGGCAATGATGAAGAGGGACCACTTCTCAGTAGCAGAGAAAATTGCTTTATCGAAGCAGTCACTAATTGCTCCCCTAGCTGCTGCAGGAATGGATTCTTACATGCGAGCCTACCCATTTGTTGTAAAACTTCACTTTCTACGGGAATTGGAGGACTTCCATTCTCTTTTGGGTGATGACTCTTTCTTAGAGAAATCGTTTGACTTAGATCATCAAGCTTTCTCTAAATTAGTGGACAACTGGGACAATCGACTAAGGTTTACGCAGTCGTCACTCTGGGCTAGGGAGCCACTCTTGGCTTTCAGAAGACTGGTTTTTGGTGTAAGTAGTCTTGGTGCTCAAGTTGGCAATTGCTGGCTTCAATATTCAAAACTATGTCGCCTGGCTGGTCATTATGAAACAGCCAATAGAGCAATTTTAGAAGCTCAGTCCTCTGGAGCACCAAATGTCCACATGGAAAAGGCAAAACTTCTCTGGAGCACCCGGCGGTCTGATGGTGCCATTGCTGTGTTGCAACAATCTCTCTTGAACATGCCTGTTGAGGTTTTAGGCTCTAAAACAATATCATCTATTACTAGCCTTTCCCTTTTACCACTTAATCCACAGCCTATTGTTTGTGAAAGTCAGGCCATGAATGAGAATAGAGATATTGCAAAGACCCTTCTTCTGTACTCAAGGTGGACGCATTACACTGGGCAGAAACAAAAGGAAGATGTAATAAGTCTTTATACTAGGGTGAGGGAACTGCAACCCAAATGGGAGAAAGGGTTCTTTTATATTGCTAAGTATTGTGATGAAGTGCTTGGTGATGCCAGGAAACGCCAGGAGGAACTGCTTGGTGATGCCAGGAAACGCCAGGAGGAAAATTCTAAACTTGGTCCTAGAAGGGTTCCTTCAGCAACTATTGCTGTTGGTTCATCAAACTTGAATGGTGAGAAGCCTTGGTGGTCTGATGTTCCTGAAGTGCTGTTATTCTATGCTAAAGGACTTCACAGGGGACACAAGAATTTATTTCAGGCACTTCCAAGGTTATTAACCCTGTGGTTTGATTTTGGAAGCATGTATCAAAGCAGTGGTTCATCAAACAAGGATTTAAAGGATGTACATGCGAAG GTAATGAGTATTGTAAGAGGCTGTTTGAAAGAATTACCGCCATACCATTGGTTGACAGTGCTACCTCAATTGGTTTCAAGAATTTGCCACCAGAATGAAGAAATTGTTCGACTCGTCAAACTTATCATTACCTCTGTTCTCCGTCAGTATCCACAACAGGGCCTATGGATTATGGCTGCAGTTTCAAAATCCACGGTTCCTTCAAGGCGGGAAGCAGCAGCAGAAATCATACAAGCTGCTCGTAAAGGTTTCAGCCCAGGAAGTAAGGAGAACAGTTTGTTTGTTCAATTTACTACCCTGATTGATCATCTGATCAAGTTATGCTTCCATGCTGGCCAGTCAAGAGCAAAGACAATTAATCTCTCAACTGAATTTAGTTCTCTAAAGAGGATGATGCCCCTGGGAATTATAATGCCAATTCAACAATCTCTTACTGTTAATCTTCCAACATATGATGGGAATCTGGGTGATTCACGTATGTCTAATATCTTTTCCTCCACAGACCTTCCTACTATATCAGGCATTGCTGACGAGGCAGAGATTCTTTCGTCTCTTCAGCGGCCTAAGAAA ATCATTCTATTAGGCAGTGATGGTCTTGAGCACCCATTTCTTTGCAAACCGAAGGATGACCTCCGCAAAGATGCTCGCATGATGGAGTTCACTGCAATGATCAACCGGTTGCTATCCAAATATCCTGAGAGTCGACGAAGGAAGCTCTATATTCGAACATTTGCTGTGATTCCTCTGACAGAGGACTGTGGCATGGTAGAGTGGGTGCCCCACACTCGTGGACTTCGACAAATTCTTCAAGACATATATATTACATGTGGAAAATTTGATAGGCAGAAAACTAATCctctaattaaacaaatttatgaTCAATGTCAAGGTAAAAGGCCAGAGGATGAGATGCTAAAGAACAAAATCCTTCCAATGTTTCCTCCTGTTTTCCACAAATGGTTCCTGACAACATTTTCAGAGCCTGCTGCATGGTTCAGGGCCCGTGTTGCTTATGCTCACACAACTGCAGTTTGGTCCATGGTTGGGCATATTGTGGGGCTGGGTGACCGGCATGGTGAAAATATTCTTTTTGATTCTACCAGTGGTGATTGTGTTCACGTTGATTTCAGTTGCTTATTTGACAAAGGCTTGCAGTTAGAGAAACCTGAGCTTGTTCCTTTTAGGCTAACTCAG AACATGATTGATGGCTTAGGTATCACTGGATATGAGGGTATCTTCTTGAGGGTTTGTGAAATTACACTTTCGGTACTGAGGACACACAGGGAGACTCTCATGAGTGTGCTTGAAACTTTCATCCACGATCCTCTTGTGGAGTGGACAAAATCTCACAAATCCAGTGGCGTAGAAGTGCAGAATCCACATGCACAG AGAGCAATTAGTAATATTGAGGCAAGGTTACAAGGAGTGGTTGTTGGTGTTGGAGCTGCGCCGTCATTGCCTCTTGCTGTAGAAGGTCAAGCTCGTAGACTAATTGCTGAAGCAGTCTCTCACAAGAATCTTGGAAAAATGTACATATGGTGGATGCCTTGGTTTTGA